In the Pseudoalteromonas ulvae UL12 genome, one interval contains:
- the acs gene encoding acetate--CoA ligase codes for MSESIYPVPESVKANALIDEAKYQELYQWSIDDPAAFWHEQGQRLDWIKPFTKVKNTSFDQGHVDIRWYEDGQLNVSYNCIDRHLKDKADKVALIWEGDNPEDVAHITYQQLHDEVCKLANGLKKLGVKKGDRVAIYMPMTPQAVYAMQACARIGAIHSVVFGGFSPSAIADRIRDSGAKVVITSDQGRRGGNAVPLKANVDEAVSQETVTTVEHVIVHQLTGGEVEWFEHDVYWHDLVADEATTCEPEVMDAEAPLFILYTSGSTGQPKGVVHTTAGYLVYTSLTHECVFDLKEDDIYWCSADVGWITGHSYIAYGPLANGCTQVIFEGVPTYPTAGRMGEIVDKHNVTILYTAPTAIRALMAKGEEPTATSSRTSLRILGSVGEPINPEAWAWYYEKIGNGQCPIVDTWWQTETGGMMITPLPGATAMKPGSATRPFFGISPALYDAEGNTLTGATDGNLVILDSWPSQARTVYGDHERFEQTYFSAYPGVYFTGDGCRRDEDDYYWITGRVDDVLNVSGHRLGTAEIESALVAHEAVAEAAVVGYPHDIKGQGIYVYLTPNDGVAVTEELTKDVRNWVRKELSPIASPDMIQWSPGLPKTRSGKIMRRILRKIAANEHQQLGDTSTLADPSVVEELIENRLNR; via the coding sequence ATGTCAGAAAGTATTTATCCAGTACCAGAGTCAGTAAAAGCAAATGCATTGATTGATGAAGCAAAGTATCAAGAGTTATATCAATGGTCGATTGATGACCCAGCTGCATTTTGGCACGAGCAAGGTCAACGCCTTGATTGGATAAAACCATTCACTAAAGTAAAAAATACGTCTTTTGATCAAGGTCATGTTGATATCCGTTGGTATGAAGATGGTCAATTAAATGTGTCATATAACTGTATTGATCGCCATTTAAAAGATAAAGCAGATAAAGTTGCACTCATTTGGGAGGGGGATAACCCTGAAGATGTCGCCCATATAACGTATCAGCAATTACATGATGAAGTATGTAAATTGGCAAATGGCTTAAAAAAGCTAGGGGTTAAAAAAGGTGACCGTGTTGCTATTTATATGCCAATGACCCCTCAAGCTGTTTATGCAATGCAAGCTTGTGCGCGTATTGGTGCGATTCATTCTGTTGTTTTTGGTGGCTTTTCGCCGTCAGCTATTGCTGATCGCATTCGAGATTCTGGTGCGAAAGTGGTCATTACTTCCGATCAGGGACGCCGTGGCGGCAATGCCGTTCCGTTAAAAGCCAATGTTGATGAAGCTGTTTCTCAAGAAACGGTCACAACTGTTGAGCATGTTATTGTTCATCAGTTGACTGGTGGTGAAGTTGAATGGTTTGAACACGATGTATATTGGCATGATTTAGTCGCCGATGAGGCCACTACGTGTGAACCTGAGGTAATGGATGCAGAAGCTCCTTTGTTCATCCTTTATACTTCGGGCTCAACTGGGCAGCCGAAGGGCGTGGTGCACACCACGGCTGGGTATTTAGTCTATACATCATTGACTCATGAATGTGTCTTTGATCTAAAAGAAGACGATATTTATTGGTGTAGTGCCGATGTGGGTTGGATCACAGGCCACAGTTATATCGCATATGGCCCGCTCGCAAATGGTTGCACACAAGTTATTTTTGAAGGGGTGCCTACTTACCCAACTGCAGGGCGTATGGGGGAGATTGTTGATAAGCATAATGTCACAATCTTATATACTGCTCCAACAGCAATTCGGGCTTTGATGGCTAAAGGTGAGGAGCCAACAGCCACCTCTTCGCGTACCAGTCTTCGCATTTTAGGATCGGTGGGTGAGCCAATTAATCCAGAAGCGTGGGCATGGTACTATGAAAAAATCGGTAATGGTCAATGTCCAATCGTTGATACTTGGTGGCAAACAGAAACTGGTGGCATGATGATCACACCATTACCGGGTGCGACTGCGATGAAACCAGGTTCTGCGACTCGTCCATTTTTTGGTATTTCGCCTGCATTGTATGATGCAGAAGGCAATACTTTAACTGGAGCAACAGATGGTAATCTTGTTATTTTAGATAGCTGGCCATCGCAAGCTCGAACAGTTTATGGTGATCACGAACGTTTTGAGCAAACGTACTTTTCTGCTTACCCTGGTGTTTATTTCACCGGTGATGGTTGTCGTCGTGATGAAGATGATTACTACTGGATTACAGGCCGTGTTGATGATGTATTAAATGTCTCAGGACATCGTTTAGGTACCGCTGAAATAGAAAGTGCGTTAGTGGCTCATGAAGCTGTCGCAGAGGCCGCGGTAGTAGGTTACCCTCATGACATCAAAGGGCAGGGGATTTATGTGTATCTCACGCCAAACGATGGGGTGGCTGTTACGGAAGAGTTAACGAAAGATGTCCGTAATTGGGTCCGTAAAGAACTGAGTCCAATAGCATCTCCCGATATGATTCAATGGTCTCCTGGGCTTCCTAAAACTCGTTCGGGGAAAATTATGCGTCGTATTTTACGCAAAATTGCTGCAAACGAGCATCAGCAGTTAGGAGATACGTCTACACTTGCAGATCCTAGTGTTGTTGAGGAGCTTATCGAAAATCGCCTAAACCGTTAA
- a CDS encoding response regulator transcription factor, whose product MSQFLIADDHPLFREALKGALKSAFAELEVFESDNFDATLDLLKQHDELDLLLLDLHMPGNDDLYGLIRIREDYPELPIAVVSGSEDIQVVSKVMAYGAMGFIPKSSSSAEIAQGVSAVLEGDTWLPSKLKDQVAGLSDDDIGLAAQIASLTPQQYRVLSYLHEGLLNKQIAYELSISEATVKAHITAIFRKLGVYNRTQAVLIASKLQLEPQTESN is encoded by the coding sequence ATGAGCCAGTTTTTGATCGCGGATGATCATCCTTTATTTAGGGAGGCATTAAAGGGGGCGTTAAAGTCAGCGTTTGCTGAATTAGAGGTATTCGAATCGGATAACTTTGATGCCACATTAGACCTACTGAAACAGCATGATGAGCTCGATTTGTTATTGTTAGATTTACACATGCCTGGCAATGATGATTTATACGGGCTGATCCGCATCCGAGAGGATTACCCTGAATTACCTATTGCAGTTGTTTCTGGTAGTGAAGACATCCAAGTTGTTTCTAAAGTCATGGCATATGGAGCAATGGGATTTATCCCTAAATCATCCTCTTCAGCTGAAATCGCGCAAGGTGTATCAGCTGTCTTAGAAGGAGACACTTGGTTACCGAGCAAACTCAAAGATCAAGTAGCAGGCTTAAGCGATGATGACATCGGGTTAGCAGCGCAAATAGCGTCACTAACACCGCAACAATACCGTGTGCTGAGTTATTTACATGAAGGGTTACTCAATAAGCAAATTGCTTATGAGTTAAGTATTTCTGAAGCAACTGTAAAAGCCCATATCACAGCTATTTTCAGAAAGCTTGGCGTTTATAATCGAACTCAAGCAGTACTAATTGCCTCTAAATTACAACTAGAACCGCAAACAGAAAGCAATTAA
- a CDS encoding DcaP family trimeric outer membrane transporter: MKTITLTKKLSAIAVLSALSFGANAASMDNTTVNYGGYVKLDAMWSDFSAGAISGDSIGRDFYVPGTTPVGPDAKNNDPVFDMHAKQSRFFFGTDTKLDSGKSIKTKIELDFLVTPGGNERVSNSYVPRLRQAFLTYDGWLFGQAWSNFQNVGALPETLDFVGPAEGTVFNRQAMIKYTKGNWSFSAENPESTITVNGARVETDDAGLPDLSARYTHNADWGQLVVTGLARQLKYNKNNVDATQSAYGVSVSGKVNIGNDNIKFMLTQGSGLGRYVGLNAANGAVLNGDDLDAIDSTSGFVGYQHHWSNKVRSTFLYSFFEADNNTDLASMYGSPTKSSTSYSANLLYSPEKKLTFGVELKHANREIESGVDGDLTRLQFSAKYVF, encoded by the coding sequence ATGAAAACAATTACATTAACAAAAAAATTAAGCGCTATTGCAGTACTAAGCGCCCTTAGCTTTGGCGCGAACGCTGCGTCTATGGACAATACAACTGTCAATTATGGTGGTTACGTTAAGCTCGATGCGATGTGGAGCGACTTTTCTGCAGGTGCAATTTCAGGTGATAGCATTGGTCGTGACTTTTATGTTCCAGGAACAACACCTGTTGGGCCTGATGCAAAAAACAATGACCCCGTCTTTGATATGCATGCAAAACAATCACGCTTCTTCTTCGGAACTGACACTAAGTTAGACAGTGGAAAAAGCATTAAAACAAAAATTGAACTCGACTTTTTAGTCACCCCTGGTGGCAATGAGCGCGTTTCAAACTCATATGTACCAAGACTACGCCAAGCATTTTTAACCTATGATGGCTGGTTGTTTGGTCAAGCATGGTCAAACTTCCAAAACGTTGGCGCCCTTCCTGAAACCCTAGATTTCGTAGGCCCAGCTGAAGGGACGGTCTTCAACCGTCAAGCCATGATCAAATATACAAAAGGAAACTGGTCATTCTCTGCAGAAAATCCAGAAAGTACCATTACAGTCAACGGTGCACGCGTCGAGACTGATGATGCTGGCTTACCTGATTTATCAGCTCGCTATACCCATAATGCTGATTGGGGTCAACTTGTTGTCACAGGCTTAGCTCGACAACTGAAGTATAATAAAAATAATGTTGATGCGACACAAAGCGCTTACGGCGTAAGTGTTTCTGGCAAAGTGAACATTGGAAATGACAACATAAAATTTATGCTGACTCAGGGTTCAGGTTTAGGACGCTATGTAGGCTTAAATGCAGCTAACGGCGCCGTATTGAATGGTGATGATCTTGATGCAATTGATTCGACGTCTGGATTTGTTGGTTATCAACATCATTGGAGCAATAAAGTACGCTCTACCTTCTTGTATTCATTTTTTGAAGCGGATAACAATACAGACTTAGCTTCAATGTATGGTAGTCCAACAAAGTCGAGTACCAGTTATAGCGCTAACTTGCTTTATTCTCCTGAGAAAAAGCTCACTTTTGGTGTCGAATTGAAGCATGCAAATCGTGAAATAGAAAGTGGAGTTGATGGCGATTTAACTCGTTTACAATTCTCAGCTAAGTACGTTTTCTAA
- a CDS encoding sodium:solute symporter family protein, translated as MDVKTLTFIIVGASFALYIAIAIWARAGSTKEFYVAGGGVPPLANGMATAADWMSAASFISMAGIISFAGYDGGVYLMGWTGGYVLLALCLAPYLRKFGKFTVPDFIGDRYYSQTARTVAVICAIFICFTYIAGQMRGVGVVFSRFLEVEIETGVYIGMVIVFFYAVLGGMKGITYTQVAQYCVLVFAYLVPAVFISLMMTGHVLPQTGFGATLSDGSGMYLLDKLDGLSTELGFAQYTEGSKSMIDVFAITGALMVGTAGLPHVIVRFFTVPRVKDTRISAAWTLVFIAIVYTTAPAVASFARVNMIDTINGKDGSGTVYADAPAWVKNWERTGLIKFDDKNGDGKMFYSAGKIEDQNSANEVKIDRDIMVLANPEIADLPAWVIALVAAGGIAAALSTTAGLLLVISTSVSHDLLKRTFKPDITDKQELMAARLAAMVAICVSAYFGINPPGFVASVVAFAFGLAAASFFPAIIMGIFSKKMNKEGAIAGMVSGITFTAGYIIYFKFVSPELNAPANWLFGISPEGIGLIGMLVNFVVAVAVLKLTAETPVEVQEMVESIRNPKGSETAHAH; from the coding sequence ATGGATGTAAAAACACTCACCTTTATCATTGTCGGCGCAAGTTTCGCGCTGTACATTGCCATCGCAATTTGGGCGCGAGCGGGTTCAACTAAAGAGTTTTATGTTGCTGGTGGCGGTGTGCCTCCTTTAGCAAATGGTATGGCTACAGCAGCTGACTGGATGAGCGCTGCGTCGTTTATTTCGATGGCTGGTATTATCTCGTTCGCTGGTTATGATGGCGGCGTTTATCTGATGGGTTGGACTGGTGGTTATGTTTTATTAGCACTGTGTCTTGCACCTTATTTGCGTAAGTTCGGTAAATTCACGGTTCCAGATTTCATCGGAGATCGTTATTACTCTCAAACGGCCAGAACGGTTGCGGTTATTTGTGCAATCTTTATCTGCTTTACATACATCGCGGGCCAAATGCGTGGTGTAGGCGTGGTGTTCTCTCGTTTCTTAGAAGTTGAAATCGAAACGGGTGTGTACATTGGTATGGTGATAGTATTTTTCTATGCTGTTTTGGGTGGCATGAAAGGGATCACGTATACGCAAGTTGCTCAGTACTGTGTATTAGTATTTGCTTATTTAGTTCCAGCTGTTTTTATCTCATTGATGATGACAGGTCACGTCCTGCCACAAACCGGTTTTGGTGCAACATTAAGTGATGGTTCAGGCATGTATTTGCTTGATAAACTTGATGGTCTGAGCACAGAACTCGGCTTTGCCCAGTACACTGAAGGCTCAAAGAGCATGATTGATGTCTTTGCCATCACGGGTGCCTTAATGGTAGGTACTGCTGGTTTACCTCATGTTATTGTTCGCTTTTTCACGGTACCACGTGTTAAAGACACGCGTATTTCTGCTGCATGGACCTTAGTATTTATTGCGATTGTGTACACGACCGCTCCTGCAGTTGCATCATTCGCTCGAGTGAACATGATTGATACAATCAATGGTAAAGATGGTAGTGGTACTGTGTATGCGGATGCGCCAGCGTGGGTTAAAAACTGGGAGCGTACAGGTTTAATTAAGTTTGATGATAAAAATGGCGACGGCAAAATGTTCTACTCTGCTGGCAAAATTGAAGACCAAAATTCAGCAAACGAAGTTAAAATTGACCGTGACATCATGGTATTAGCGAATCCAGAAATTGCAGATTTACCTGCTTGGGTGATTGCATTAGTTGCGGCGGGTGGTATTGCTGCGGCGCTTTCAACAACGGCAGGTTTATTATTGGTTATTTCAACGTCGGTTTCTCATGATTTACTTAAACGGACCTTTAAACCTGATATCACAGATAAACAGGAGCTAATGGCAGCGCGTTTAGCGGCGATGGTGGCCATTTGTGTCTCGGCGTACTTTGGTATTAACCCGCCTGGATTTGTCGCCTCTGTTGTTGCGTTTGCCTTTGGCTTGGCAGCTGCAAGCTTCTTCCCTGCAATTATTATGGGGATCTTCTCTAAGAAGATGAATAAAGAAGGCGCGATTGCCGGTATGGTATCGGGTATTACCTTCACGGCAGGTTATATCATTTACTTCAAGTTTGTTAGCCCAGAGCTGAATGCTCCAGCTAACTGGTTGTTTGGGATTTCACCTGAAGGGATTGGTCTAATTGGTATGTTAGTGAACTTTGTGGTTGCGGTTGCTGTTCTTAAATTAACAGCAGAAACACCGGTAGAAGTTCAAGAGATGGTTGAGAGTATTCGTAACCCGAAAGGCTCAGAAACAGCTCATGCACACTAA
- the purU gene encoding formyltetrahydrofolate deformylase, with the protein MKKVLLTDCPDEKGLIAKITSLCFEHQLNIVKNNEFVDNINSRFFMRTELEGDFSNHNLIPQLARILPPKSHLRLEGQDKQKVVLLATKEAHCLGGVLLKCFENALNIEVVAVIANYDTLAPLVAGFNIPFHVISHEGLTRSEHDKAVADKVAQYQPDLIGLAKYMRILTPEFVQQFSGKIINIHHSFLPAFIGAKPYQQAYQRGVKIIGATAHFVTDELDEGPIITQDVIHVTHDNDAAALAQLGRDVEKNVFCKALQLASEHRIFINDNKTVVFR; encoded by the coding sequence ATGAAGAAAGTATTATTAACAGACTGTCCTGATGAAAAAGGTCTCATCGCAAAAATAACCAGTCTCTGCTTCGAACACCAACTTAACATAGTCAAAAACAATGAATTTGTTGACAATATTAACTCTCGATTTTTTATGCGCACAGAACTAGAGGGTGACTTTTCTAATCATAATTTAATCCCCCAACTCGCGCGGATTTTGCCACCCAAAAGCCACCTTAGGCTAGAAGGTCAAGACAAACAAAAGGTCGTCCTGCTAGCGACAAAAGAAGCCCATTGTTTGGGTGGTGTATTACTCAAATGCTTTGAAAATGCACTTAATATTGAAGTCGTCGCTGTCATTGCAAATTACGATACACTCGCTCCTTTGGTTGCGGGGTTTAATATACCTTTTCATGTTATCAGCCATGAAGGACTCACTCGCAGCGAACATGATAAAGCTGTCGCCGATAAAGTAGCTCAATACCAACCAGACTTGATTGGCTTAGCTAAATATATGCGCATTCTTACTCCTGAGTTTGTGCAGCAATTTAGTGGGAAAATTATCAATATTCATCATTCATTCTTACCCGCTTTTATTGGCGCTAAACCATATCAACAAGCGTATCAAAGGGGAGTTAAAATTATTGGGGCGACCGCACATTTCGTCACAGATGAGCTCGACGAGGGGCCAATCATTACTCAAGATGTCATCCATGTGACTCATGACAACGATGCAGCGGCTTTAGCACAACTTGGTAGAGATGTTGAAAAGAATGTATTTTGCAAAGCCTTGCAACTAGCAAGCGAGCACCGCATCTTCATTAATGATAATAAAACGGTGGTGTTTAGATAA
- a CDS encoding DUF3718 domain-containing protein: protein MKKTLLSLSAIALTSTLFTANVSANDEVSTRICEYTQIDDKSRLRSFLKDKNLKIRTVFDSIQCNGENLLQFAASSKALNTGEFIIGQLPKSVVADNLASIKEKSPHLHIAAEQRVN from the coding sequence ATGAAAAAGACTTTACTCTCACTTAGTGCTATCGCACTTACTTCCACTCTTTTTACAGCCAATGTCAGTGCCAATGACGAAGTATCTACACGTATTTGTGAGTACACACAAATAGATGATAAATCTCGTCTTCGTTCATTTTTAAAAGATAAGAATTTAAAAATCCGCACTGTTTTTGACAGTATTCAATGTAACGGTGAAAACTTATTACAGTTCGCAGCTTCATCTAAAGCCCTTAATACAGGTGAGTTTATTATCGGCCAACTTCCAAAATCTGTTGTTGCTGATAATTTAGCGTCGATTAAAGAAAAATCTCCGCATCTTCATATTGCTGCTGAGCAACGTGTTAACTAA
- a CDS encoding PAS domain-containing hybrid sensor histidine kinase/response regulator: MTFFLIFVALAYIAVLFWLANWGDKTSAKASKITRHPFVYSLALGIYCTSWTFYGAVGTAANNGWSYLPILLGPALLFIFGQGFLHKLVVVSKKQNITTIADFISSRYGKRQFTAILVTVIALLATIPYIALQLKALSTSFVLLQSSSGISGPLLAFIGTLMMALFAIFFGTRKVDVTEYRSGLMLAIAFESFIKLIALIAVAGLAIYIFSDYQPGMMAFFQSQDAFDHWQRSDFFSFTFIGQALMAAAAIICLPRQFHVTVIDNQDPKHLKTARWAFPLYLLLTAAVIIPIATAAMHPLIGGEFAPDSFVLALPLAHGFDVIAILVFVGGLSAATAMIVVATLTLSTMISNDVVLPLMLRRKFRRNLITTSYKKRILLVRRLTIALILFLSYFYQQMVGDQSALASMGLVAFSLVTQLLPAIVGGLYWRKGHAYGVYAGLMAGILCWMLFLMLPMLEGVPAGEYVSQQSIITQGTFIALFANIICYISFSLGAHERLVDKIQASAFVNPRASENSAKRATKRINANIYDLKVLLQTFLGIERAKQILIEYAMMHEMGDDNSSPSINFVEYCERSLAGVLGASTARAIMGAVISGKQMAFEEVVNFFDETTQALQFNQNLLYTALENLSHGISVVDKDLKLVAWNKRYIEMFEYPENFLESGQPIEEVIRFNVNKGDCGPGEFEDQVQKRVQHLKNGTPHHFTRKRRNGKVFEMIGNPLPDGGFVTCFSDVTNHINTQDALEEVNIDLENRIEVRTQQIRSINKNLEAQIVKREQTEQALQQAKMEAEKANESKTRFLALASHDILQPLNAARLYLAAIDEAQLNAPNKSALDKLGDSLDSTVHLMSALLEIAKLDQGAMTPTPRHFSISDILQPLSNEYSILSKAKGLLLKIKECDTVVHSDTTYLRRIIQNLVSNAVKYTQTGKVLVLCRKRGLHLRIEVWDTGPGISEYEQQRIFNDFYRISKTDNKGVGLGLGVVKRMADLLSIPLSLTSVVGKGSCFSIEVPLGEPALVQQKPSNSSQLSQDKTLTIFMVDDEQENLAAMSTLLDKWFVKYNSTDNVDDALTYAHTHCAPDVILMDYQLSNECDGVSLISQLRDIWHKQVPSILITAVRDDSLKQQVKELNIHYLSKPIKPAKLKALLNHNSRL; encoded by the coding sequence ATGACTTTTTTTCTTATTTTTGTCGCACTCGCCTATATTGCCGTCTTATTTTGGCTGGCTAATTGGGGGGATAAAACCAGCGCCAAAGCGAGTAAAATTACCCGCCATCCATTTGTATATTCACTTGCGCTCGGTATTTACTGCACATCTTGGACGTTTTATGGCGCAGTCGGCACTGCGGCGAACAATGGCTGGAGTTATCTGCCTATTTTGCTCGGTCCTGCACTACTGTTTATATTTGGCCAAGGTTTTTTGCATAAGCTTGTCGTCGTCAGTAAAAAACAAAACATTACCACCATTGCTGATTTTATCTCCTCTCGTTACGGCAAACGCCAATTTACCGCAATTTTAGTGACAGTGATCGCACTGCTTGCCACTATTCCCTATATTGCATTGCAATTAAAAGCGCTCAGTACCAGCTTTGTTTTACTCCAATCAAGCAGTGGCATATCAGGGCCACTCTTGGCCTTTATTGGTACTTTGATGATGGCGTTATTTGCTATTTTTTTTGGTACTCGCAAAGTCGATGTCACTGAGTACCGCTCAGGCCTAATGCTGGCCATTGCGTTTGAATCCTTTATTAAACTCATCGCTCTGATTGCCGTTGCAGGATTAGCCATTTACATTTTTAGTGATTACCAGCCTGGGATGATGGCATTTTTTCAAAGCCAAGATGCATTTGATCATTGGCAACGTAGCGATTTTTTTAGTTTCACCTTTATTGGTCAAGCCTTAATGGCTGCCGCGGCCATTATCTGTTTACCACGACAATTTCATGTCACAGTAATCGACAATCAAGATCCAAAGCACCTTAAAACAGCGCGTTGGGCCTTTCCGCTCTATTTACTGTTAACCGCAGCTGTGATCATTCCTATCGCGACGGCAGCAATGCATCCACTTATTGGCGGCGAATTTGCCCCTGATAGCTTTGTTTTAGCCTTACCACTGGCTCACGGGTTTGATGTTATTGCCATTTTAGTCTTTGTCGGTGGCTTGTCGGCCGCGACTGCAATGATCGTCGTTGCCACCTTGACACTCAGTACGATGATCTCTAATGACGTTGTATTACCGCTCATGCTGCGCCGAAAATTTAGACGTAACTTAATTACCACAAGTTATAAAAAACGCATTTTACTGGTACGCCGCTTGACCATCGCCTTGATTTTGTTTCTCTCCTATTTCTATCAACAAATGGTCGGTGATCAGTCTGCACTAGCCAGTATGGGGTTAGTTGCATTTTCTTTAGTGACTCAGCTTCTTCCAGCTATAGTTGGTGGCTTATATTGGCGTAAAGGCCATGCATACGGTGTTTATGCTGGCTTAATGGCTGGCATACTATGTTGGATGTTGTTTTTAATGCTGCCCATGCTTGAGGGAGTGCCCGCAGGAGAGTATGTATCCCAACAAAGCATCATCACACAAGGGACATTTATTGCCCTTTTTGCCAATATTATTTGTTATATCAGTTTTAGCTTAGGTGCCCATGAGCGTTTGGTTGATAAAATTCAGGCTTCCGCTTTTGTAAATCCTCGTGCCTCAGAAAACTCAGCAAAACGCGCAACTAAGCGTATCAATGCAAATATCTACGATCTCAAAGTCTTGCTACAAACTTTTTTAGGCATTGAACGCGCAAAACAAATTTTGATTGAATACGCCATGATGCATGAAATGGGCGATGATAATAGCAGCCCAAGCATCAATTTTGTTGAGTATTGTGAGCGCTCACTGGCAGGTGTACTAGGCGCATCTACTGCTCGCGCAATTATGGGGGCGGTGATTTCTGGTAAACAGATGGCTTTTGAAGAAGTCGTCAATTTTTTTGATGAAACAACACAAGCGTTACAGTTTAATCAAAACCTTCTGTACACCGCATTAGAAAATCTCAGCCACGGCATTTCGGTGGTGGACAAAGATCTCAAACTGGTTGCTTGGAATAAACGCTATATTGAAATGTTTGAATATCCTGAAAATTTTCTTGAATCAGGACAGCCAATTGAAGAGGTGATCCGCTTCAATGTTAATAAGGGTGATTGTGGCCCGGGAGAGTTCGAAGACCAAGTACAAAAGCGGGTGCAGCATTTAAAAAATGGCACCCCACACCATTTCACGCGAAAAAGGCGCAATGGCAAAGTATTTGAAATGATAGGTAACCCACTTCCTGATGGTGGGTTTGTCACCTGCTTTTCTGATGTCACCAATCATATAAATACTCAAGATGCGTTAGAAGAAGTCAATATAGACCTCGAAAACAGAATCGAAGTGCGTACGCAACAAATTAGGTCAATTAACAAAAACCTCGAAGCACAAATAGTTAAACGCGAACAAACGGAACAAGCTCTTCAGCAAGCAAAAATGGAAGCTGAAAAAGCCAATGAAAGCAAAACGCGCTTTTTAGCCTTGGCCAGTCACGACATTCTACAGCCCCTCAATGCTGCTCGGCTTTATTTGGCGGCTATTGATGAAGCACAACTCAATGCCCCTAACAAAAGCGCTCTGGATAAACTAGGTGATAGCTTAGATTCAACGGTGCATTTAATGTCTGCTCTACTGGAAATAGCTAAGCTCGATCAAGGTGCGATGACACCAACTCCCCGCCATTTTTCAATTAGTGATATTTTACAGCCTCTTTCCAATGAATATTCTATTTTATCTAAAGCAAAAGGCCTGCTTTTAAAAATCAAAGAATGCGATACGGTTGTGCATAGTGATACCACTTACCTAAGACGTATTATTCAGAATTTAGTATCCAATGCAGTTAAGTACACACAGACAGGTAAAGTATTGGTACTGTGCCGCAAAAGAGGACTGCATTTACGAATTGAAGTCTGGGATACCGGGCCTGGAATTTCTGAATATGAGCAACAGCGCATTTTTAATGACTTTTATCGTATTAGTAAAACGGATAACAAAGGAGTCGGGCTGGGTTTAGGTGTGGTAAAAAGGATGGCCGATTTACTTTCCATTCCACTTTCGCTCACCTCCGTAGTTGGAAAAGGCAGTTGTTTTAGTATCGAAGTGCCTTTAGGTGAGCCTGCATTAGTTCAACAGAAACCATCAAATTCGTCACAATTGAGCCAAGATAAAACGTTAACTATTTTCATGGTCGATGACGAACAAGAAAATTTAGCCGCTATGAGTACTCTGTTAGATAAATGGTTTGTAAAGTATAACAGTACTGATAACGTCGATGATGCCCTTACGTATGCACACACACATTGTGCCCCTGATGTTATTTTAATGGATTACCAACTTAGCAATGAATGTGATGGCGTTAGTTTAATATCACAACTGCGTGACATTTGGCATAAACAGGTCCCTTCTATCCTAATTACTGCGGTGCGCGATGACAGCTTAAAGCAACAAGTTAAAGAGCTTAATATTCATTATTTAAGCAAGCCGATAAAACCAGCCAAATTAAAAGCTTTGTTAAACCATAACAGTCGGTTGTAA
- a CDS encoding DUF4212 domain-containing protein, translated as MAFKNEEQAKAYWSENLSLMFKLLVIWFVVSFGFGILLVDVLNEIRFFGFKLGFWFSQQGAIYTFVGLIFFYVYKMNALDKKYGVDE; from the coding sequence ATGGCTTTTAAAAATGAAGAACAAGCGAAAGCATATTGGTCAGAAAATCTGTCTCTCATGTTTAAGCTTTTAGTGATTTGGTTTGTAGTTTCGTTTGGGTTTGGCATCTTATTGGTGGATGTGCTCAATGAAATACGCTTTTTTGGTTTTAAATTGGGCTTCTGGTTCTCGCAGCAAGGTGCAATTTATACATTTGTTGGTTTGATTTTTTTCTACGTGTACAAAATGAATGCGTTAGATAAAAAATATGGCGTAGATGAATAA
- a CDS encoding DUF3718 domain-containing protein encodes MKLTASIVLGILATGSMVFSSSVNATDQLVASICDYVAADDKNRLRKKLDDSRLKLRNVYDDISCGGNSLLRHAMASNATSAGEFIVKQLPKKKLASSGDYEWATANGHGASAVAAAIKDRAGL; translated from the coding sequence ATGAAATTAACAGCGAGTATTGTGTTAGGTATTTTAGCAACAGGATCAATGGTATTTTCTTCTTCTGTAAATGCAACAGATCAGCTTGTTGCAAGTATTTGTGACTATGTTGCAGCAGATGACAAAAATCGTTTACGTAAGAAGCTTGATGACAGCCGTTTAAAGCTCCGTAATGTGTATGATGATATTAGCTGTGGTGGGAACTCATTATTACGTCATGCTATGGCAAGTAATGCGACAAGTGCAGGCGAGTTTATTGTTAAACAACTTCCTAAAAAGAAATTAGCTTCATCAGGTGATTATGAGTGGGCGACGGCAAATGGGCATGGAGCTTCAGCTGTCGCAGCTGCAATTAAGGACCGTGCAGGTCTGTAA